In one window of Acidobacteriota bacterium DNA:
- a CDS encoding NAD-dependent deacylase: MLTDVARIIAGASRGAVLTGAGISAESGVPTFRGKEGLWGKFRPEELATMDAFLSNPKIVWEWYNWRRELMAGVEPNPGHYALRDLAGYFDRFTIITQNVDNLHRLAGSEDVLELHGNIYRNKCADCNRQHDMDADVDPETIPSCAFCGGKIRPDVVWFGEMLPAEAIDRAFAEAEQSEVFLSVGTSALVHPAASLPVAAKRRGATLVEINPDETPLTSLADYYFPACAGGVLPDLVAAVRNAAGTP, encoded by the coding sequence ATGCTAACGGACGTGGCCAGGATAATCGCCGGCGCCTCGCGCGGCGCGGTGCTGACCGGGGCCGGCATTTCTGCCGAGTCCGGTGTCCCGACCTTCAGGGGCAAGGAAGGGTTGTGGGGCAAGTTTCGACCCGAGGAACTGGCCACCATGGACGCCTTTCTGTCAAACCCGAAAATCGTCTGGGAGTGGTACAACTGGCGCCGGGAGTTGATGGCCGGGGTGGAGCCCAATCCGGGTCACTACGCCCTGCGGGACCTGGCCGGCTACTTTGACCGGTTCACGATCATCACGCAGAACGTCGACAATCTTCACCGCCTGGCCGGTTCCGAGGACGTTCTCGAGCTGCACGGCAACATTTACCGAAACAAGTGCGCCGACTGCAACCGTCAGCACGACATGGATGCCGACGTCGATCCGGAGACTATCCCGTCATGCGCCTTTTGCGGGGGCAAGATTCGTCCCGATGTAGTCTGGTTTGGAGAGATGCTTCCCGCCGAGGCAATTGACCGGGCCTTCGCCGAGGCCGAACAGTCCGAGGTATTCCTGTCCGTCGGCACGTCGGCGCTGGTGCATCCGGCGGCGTCTTTGCCCGTGGCTGCCAAGCGCCGCGGCGCCACGCTGGTGGAGATAAACCCGGACGAGACACCGCTGACCTCGCTGGCTGACTATTATTTCCCGGCCTGCGCCGGTGGGGTGTTGCCGGATTTGGTGGCGGCCGTGAGAAACGCCGCCGGCACGCCGTAG